One region of Pleuronectes platessa chromosome 18, fPlePla1.1, whole genome shotgun sequence genomic DNA includes:
- the tril gene encoding TLR4 interactor with leucine rich repeats, which yields MERMRMDTGPLLAGICFFLLSLDGFKSSSAATSFCPERCDCQQPQHLMCTNRGLRSVPKPGTRAPEEVLIFSLGGNFITNISAFDFTRYSDLVRLNLQFNQIQTIHQKAFEKLSKLEELYLGHNLLSSVPAGILQPLKKLTILYGNNNQIKNITPELFGNLESLVKLRLDGNSIEALQDSVFKSLTSLHYLHLESNQLQHIHRNAFSKLTNLRFLNLARNKQSAVRNALTFSQLKALTTLLLSENEIQYVGNHVFQNLNKLSKLSLSNNRISRLDGGALTGLSSLRELLIDGNELEEIPAGLLDPLERIEELDFSRNRISSVDPLSFSQLQHLKVLKLKSNFLTSLSGDIFALNNVLYDLDLHGNNWTCDCRLEELKRWMTAAHSQGKLLTVSVQCHHPATLRGKYLDYVNSSQLEPLGNWTNLCTSQGGPEESRGGGVVVKLEGKEITDTMKQEERGGGGQLEETEGVDLRQANRDGVIVQKEAEKWKRVGQEEVGIQGDQGGPEVAETSSSLQTKKPKESPGPRSRPAGEAAGKRAKGRRRSNVISRTDPPAISPPGHRNDSDSNSTTSPEQSGEKFDLLRSGQKEALPLITDPCVFNRHFITNVSVDHVTSSTVSVFWTTRDHHPYTPGAGPGLEEIHYRILFDRFGATDRFPRYVYARGTARSVTLRELISDLTYIVCVEGVVSGSVCQVAPRDHCAGLVTLPKALARDRTLTSDLQLVTVATLAGNAVLLLVIGGVWLGRCLKRRLQRRKSAVHVRHMYSTRRPFRPTVASASVSADFTCYQSSRPARLAPLEEGGSH from the coding sequence ATGGAGAGAATGAGAATGGATACCGGTCCTTTACTGGCAGGGATATGTTTTTTCCTGCTGTCGCTCGATGGCTTCAAATCTTCCTCGGCGGCGACAAGCTTCTGTCCGGAGCGCTGCGACTGCCAGCAGCCGCAGCACCTCATGTGCACCAACCGCGGGCTGCGCAGCGTGCCCAAACCAGGCACGCGTGCGCCCGAGGAGGTGCTGATCTTCAGCCTCGGGGGAAACTTCATCACCAACATCTCTGCCTTCGACTTCACACGGTACAGTGACCTGGTGAGGTTAAACCTACAGTTCAATCAAATCCAAACAATTCACCAAAAGGCGTTTGAGAAACTCTCCAAGCTAGAGGAGCTGTATTTGGGACATAATCTCTTATCAAGTGTACCTGCCGGGATTTTACAGCCCTTAAAGAAATTAACTATCCTCTACGGGAATAATAATCAGATTAAGAACATTACACCGGAGCTCTTTGGCAATTTGGAGAGTCTCGTTAAATTGCGCCTGGATGGCAACTCAATAGAAGCACTGCAGGactctgtttttaaaagtttgaCCAGTCTGCATTATCTCCATCTGGAATCCAACCAGCTACAGCACATTCACAGAAACGCTTTCTCCAAACTCACCAACCTGCGCTTTCTAAACCTGGCGCGCAACAAGCAGTCAGCCGTGCGTAATGCCCTCACTTTTTCCCAACTCAAAGCCCTGACAACGCTGCTGCTGTCTGAGAATGAAATCCAATACGTTGGAAACCACGTCTTCCAGAACCTGAACAAGCTGTCCAAGCTGTCCCTGAGCAACAACAGGATCTCTCGCCTGGACGGCGGGGCTCTGACGGGGCTGTCGAGCCTCAGAGAGCTCCTGATTGATGGCAACGAGCTGGAGGAAATCCCCGCCGGTCTCCTGGACCCTCTGGAGCGCATCGAGGAGCTCGACTTCAGCCGCAACCGGATCTCCAGCGTGGACCCTTTGTCGTTTTCTCAACTCCAACACCTAAAGGTGCTGAAGCTGAAGAGCAACTTCCTCACCAGTCTGTCTGGGGACATTTTCGCCCTCAACAACGTGCTTTACGACCTGGATCTCCATGGCAACAACTGGACGTGCGACTGTCGCCTGGAGGAGTTGAAGAGATGGATGACTGCTGCGCACTCTCAGGGCAAATTGTTGACTGTCTCTGTGCAGTGTCATCACCCTGCAACTCTCAGGGGGAAATATCTGGACTATGTGAACAGCTCCCAGCTGGAGCCCCTCGGAAACTGGACCAACTTGTGCACGAGCCAAGGTGGGCCTGAGGAGAGCCGGGGAGGGGGTGTAGTGGTAAAATTGGAGGGGAAAGAGATTACAGATACAATGAAGCAagaagagagaggtggaggaggtcagctggaggagacagaaggtGTCGATTTAAGACAGGCGAACAGGGATGGGGTGATAGTGCAGAAAGAAGCTGAAAAATGGAAAAGAGTGGGACAGGAAGAGGTGGGGATCCAGGGAGACCAGGGGGGTCCGGAGGTGGCCgaaacctcctcctcactgcagaCAAAGAAACCAAAGGAGTCACCCGGTCCAAGGTCACGACCTGCCGGAGAGGCAGCTGGGAAACGCGCCAAAGGGAGACGAAGGTCCAACGTCATTTCCAGAACGGATCCACCGGCCATTTCCCCACCAGGTCACAGGAACGACTCTGATTCCAACAGCACAACTTCTCCTGAGCAGTCAGGAGAGAAGTTTGATCTTCTGAGGTCCGGTCAGAAGGAGGCTCTGCCCCTCATCACCGATCCATGTGTGTTCAACCGCCATTTTATCACTAACGTCTCAGTGGATCATGTGACATCCAGTACTGTCAGTGTGTTCTGGACCACAAGGGACCATCACCCCTACACACCAGGAGCTGGGCCGGGCCTGGAAGAAATCCACTATCGCATTCTGTTTGACCGGTTCGGTGCTACAGATCGTTTCCCCCGTTATGTCTACGCCCGCGGCACAGCTCGCTCTGTAACCCTTCGAGAACTCATCTCAGATTTGACCTACATCGTCTGCGTGGAAGGAGTGGTCAGCGGATCTGTGTGCCAGGTCGCCCCTCGGGACCACTGCGCCGGGCTGGTCACTCTCCCCAAGGCGCTCGCTCGGGACCGcacgctgacctctgacctccagctgGTGACAGTGGCGACGTTAGCCGGGAACGCGGTTCTGCTGCTGGTCATCGGCGGGGTCTGGCTGGGGCGGTGCTTGAAGAGGAGGCTGCAAAGGAGGAAGTCGGCCGTGCACGTGCGCCACATGTACTCCACCAGGCGGCCGTTCCGTCCCACTGTGGCCTCTGCCTCCGTGTCCGCCGACTTCACCTGCTACCAGAGCAGTCGTCCGGCCCGACTCGCACCACTGGAGGAGGGGGGATCTCATTGA
- the creb5a gene encoding cyclic AMP-responsive element-binding protein 5: MNEKQDRPYVCGAPGCSQRFQSEEHLILHSRKHEMTLKFPAIKADTAFTDQTPTPTRFLQNCEEVGLFKEIEEEFLQAQEEEKSKQTLTNNGPSCMSQHQLKPQLQLQHTHPQPQHPHPQPPLHNPHPHALQRPQCHGPMIGPSCNLAAQQTLSSSQAGSVITQAPSMLTHSGPVPGPLSSLLYMRNRHRQPLPASLPGTLPDPAMQGASAQHMPIEKQMSCLMGIPGPVHNPSCSSPQRSKQTLGHHFQQHHPGMVSIHNPGTSMGHRMDMMSQCHQAPPLRHHHHPHHPQPPAPTLPYPQRCHGPPPHHLQGNSLNHQLHHSGNASHPQAHQSPPSHLHQASPPEPPRPVSAELSPVGQQMHPLHHSHSQHDMQAGGGGAREGGGSNRRRRTAEQDPDERRQKFLERNRAAATRCRQKRKVWVSSLEKKAEELTHTNLQLQNEVTSLRSEVGQLKQILVTHKECPVTTRQRESQGYPTAGGSPTPVGPAASHVLAIQHNSISTSSTAAGDTSPDSQPGH; the protein is encoded by the exons atgaatgaaaaacagGACAGGCCTTATGTGTGCGGCGCCCCGGGCTGCTCTCAG CGCTTCCAGTCAGAGGAGCACCTGATCCTCCACAGCCGCAAGCATGAGATGACCCTCAAGTTCCCCGCCATCAAAGCAGACACGGCCTTTACAG ACCAGACGCCAACGCCAACACGATTTTTACAGAACTGTGAAGAGGTTGGTCTGTTCAAGGAGATAGAGGAAGAGTTCCTTCAAGcacaagaagaggaaaagagcaaACAG ACGCTTACCAATAATGGGCCATCCTGTATGAGCCAGCACCAGCTCAAACCCCAGCTTCAGCTCCAGCACACGCATCCCCAGCCTCAGCACCCACATCCCCAGCCACCGCTGCacaacccccacccccacgCTCTGCAACGTCCACAGTGTCATGGCCCCATGATCGGCCCCAGCTGCAACCTGGCCGCCCAGCAAACACTGTCCTCCTCCCAGGCCGGATCGGTCATCACCCAGGCTCCTTCCATGCTCACACACTCAGG CCCAGTTCCCGGGCCGCTGTCCTCCCTCCTTTACATGCGGAACAGACACAGGCAACCATTGCCGGCCTCCTTACCTGGCACGCTGCCTGATCCCGCCATGCAGGGAGCGTCTGCGCAGCACATGCCT ATCGAGAAGCAGATGTCTTGTCTAATGGGGATACCAGGTCCCGTACACAACCCCTCCTGTTCCTCGCCTCAG AGATCCAAACAGACACTGGGTCATCATTTCCAACAGCACCACCCAGGAATGGTTTCCATCCACAACCCGGGAACATCTATGGGTCATAGGATGGACATGATGTCACAGTGCCACCAGGCCCCTCCGCTACGGCACcaccatcatcctcatcatccgcAGCCTCCAGCTCCAACCCTCCCTTACCCGCAGCGGTGCCACGGCCCTCCTCCGCATCACCTGCAGGGAAACTCGCTCAACCACCAGCTCCACCATTCAGGGAACGCATCGCACCCTCAGGCGCACCAGTCACCGCCTTCTCACCTTCACCAGGCCTCACCGCCTGAGCCTCCGCGGCCTGTTTCGGCAGAG ttATCGCCAGTTGGACAGCAGATGCACCCTTTGCACCATTCTCATTCCCAGCATGACATGCaggcagggggtgggggggcacgaGAAGGAGGAGGCAGCAACCGTCGCCGGAGGACGGCAGAGCAGGACCCCGACGAGCGCAGGCAGAAGTTTCTGGAGCGCAATCGGGCTGCGGCCACCCGCTGCCGACAGAAGAGGAAGGTGTGGGTGTCGTCGCTGGAGAAGAAAGCTGAGGAGCTGACGCACACAAACCTGCAGCTACAG aacGAGGTGACGTCGTTGAGGTCAGAGGTGGGTCAGCTCAAGCAGATTCTGGTCACCCACAAGGAATGTCCTGTCACCACCCGGCAGAGAGAATCACAGGGGTACCCCA ctgcaggaggaagtcCCACTCCTGTCGGCCCTGCAGCGTCTCATGTGCTGGCCATCCAACACAAcagcatctccacctcctccacagctgcGGGCGACACGAGCCCCGACTCCCAGCCCGGACACTAG